The Calditrichota bacterium sequence GCAGCATCCAGTTGATTGAGATGTCCGCTGGTAATATCACTTTCGACAAAATGATCCTGACCGGGGAGAGTCTGAGCCGGTTTCTCTCCTTTCTCCCCCGATACAACATCCCCCGCGAGAAGGCGTTGGGGCTGGGATGGATTGCGCCGGAGAAGGTCTATGACCAACTCTTCGACATGGTTGAGGGAAGTCACGGGACCGTGCTGGCGATCGGCAACGTGGGGGCGGGGGGGCTCGATATCTTCAGGCATTTCTACAAGCATAGGAGGCAGGAGGCTTGATTGAGATAGCGGTCGGCATCGGGGTAGCCTTCAGCCTACTGTTTCATGAGGTGTTCGGCCTCGCAGCCGGGGGCATCGTGGTCCCCGGTTATATCGCAATGAATTTTCATCATCCCTGGCGGCTGGCGGGAACGCTCGTCGTAGCTCTTGCCGTCTGGGGATGCATACGTATCGTCAGCAATTTCGTCTTCGTCTATGGACGACGCCGGATGGTGCTGGCAGTGTTGCTGGGGTTCATTCTCGGCTATATATCGCGGCAGATGTTCGACGCCGGCGGCGGCGATATCCGGCTGGAGGCAATCGGCTACATCATTCCCGGTCTTATCGCCAACTGGATGGAACGGCAGGGGGTCTATAAGACGATCACAACAGTCCTGATGGGCGGTGCTGCAGTGCGGATACTGGTGATCCTGGTGACCGGCGGGGAGGTGATCGGAAATGTATAGGCCAACCATCAAATCGAACTTCTGGCTTGGCGCGTTGACGGTCGCGTTTCTGCTCCTCTATTGGTGGGCTGAGAGCAACTTCATTACGGTTAGGTCATCCAACTTTGAGGTGAAACTGACTGCCGCCCGGACTATGCTAAAGGCAATGGAAGCGCTGCAGTCCTACCGTCTCCCCCACCTTAGCCGTACCGCCGCGCGGGAGATCGCCGACCCGCTGGTCTTTACGCTGTTAGGTGAGAAAGACAGCCCTATCACCACCGATGAAGGCCGCATCGACGACAAGATCACAGCCCTCAATCCGAACTTCGCCGCCGCAATGGTCGATATGATCGCCTCGACCGGCGTTGAAAGAGGAGATACGGTAGCCGTGTTGTTGACCGGTTCTATTCCGGGCGCCAACATTGCGACCTACGCCGCTTGCCAGGCGCTGGGCATCGTGCCGGTGGCAATAACGTCGGTTGGGTCATCGTGGTGGGGTGCCAACTCGGCAGACTTCACCTGGCTCGATATGGAGCGAATCCTGAGCGAAAAGGGTGTTTTCCCCTTTCGTTCGATAGCCGCGTCGCTCGGTGGAGCCGACGACCAGGGCGGACTGCGGCTTTCCGATGCAGGCAAGGAGATGATCCTCGAAGCGATCCAACGCAATGAAATGACATTGATTCGCGAAGGGAGTTTAGCCTCCAACGTCTCGGCTCGAATCGCGCTTTTTGAACGCATCATGCCCTTGAATCGCTACCAGGCGGTGGTCAACATCGGCGGCGGCATTGCGGCAATCGGGCATCGTGAAAACGGGAAGTTGATTCCGTCCGGGGTGCATCGGTATCTCCCGGCGCGGAATTATCCGTCTCGGGGTGTGATTCACTCTTTCTCCGATCAGAGCGTTCCGGTGGCGCACGTCTATGATGTTGTAGCGGTGGCGCAATCCTATCATCTTCCGGTCTCGGCATTGCCTTTGCCGCATATTGGCACAGGGGATCTTTTTTCCAGTGAACGCTACAACCTGACCATTGCAGCCATTGCCGCAGTTACGATGCTGGCGTTACTGGCAGTAGTGAAATACCTCGACCGGCTGCACTACAAATGGCGCGAAGACGGGGTCGATCCCGACACCTTGGTTTAATCTTAGGTTTAATCTTAGGGGCCGTTCAATATATGTCGAAACCTATTATCGGCATCTTGGCGCTGGCTTTCGGCATTTTTGCGACGGCCCGTTCAGACGCGGCTTGGCTTTCAGTAGCGCCGATCGGTAACGGCCGCAACGCCGAGACGCTCAAGGTGAAAGAGAATTCGCTTTCCTATTGGCGTCTTGGTGACAAGACTCCGGTTCAGGTCATGGTAACTGGACCGACCTCGCTCAAAGTCATTACCCGGTCGTCGCTGGATAAAAAAAGCAGCCACCGGACCTACGGATTGAATGTCAGCCGCGAGGATGGTAAGAAATACCGTCTATCCCGGACCACCCGCTATATCAAGTCGGTTACCAATCCGAAGAATGCGGCTGAACGCATTGGGGAGAGCCGTTCGATCACATTCAAAGTGCCGGCCGGCGAGCATACCTACACCTTTATCGCTCCCAAGAGCGGCAAGAACACGGTCTATGCCAGGTTCTTCGTCGCCAACGGGACTGCCAAGAGCCCCGGCGAACCGTTGGTTTCGTTCAAGCCGGTCGGGACACCTGAGGAAGTGGCTATTCTGATCAAGGAAGAAGAGTACCACTATTACCGTGCCGGAGGCGGCAACGGGCTGGAACTTGACGTTATCGGACCGACCCGTATCAACGGCCTGGCAAGGCTCGAGTTCGATCATACGATGCGCGGCGAAAAGACCTTCCGGGTGCAGGTCAAGGAAGGTGCCCAACTGGTGCAAACGACGCCCTTTAAGAGCAAGCCATCGGCAGCCGCCTCCTACAAGGAGAAGAGCGTTAAGGTGCTATCGCGAGGTCACTCTTTCAAGATCGACGTCCCAGCCGGCCGGCATCGTTACCATATTTCGACTCCCGATCCCGGGGTGACAGTCCTGTTCCGGTTCTACATTCCCCGGAAAAGCCTCGGTAACGAACTGCCGGAAGCGAAGCGCAATGGTTCGGCGCTATTGCAGGGCCTGTTCAAGACGAAGGCCGGATGATTTTTCGCTCAGTTGCAATTGCGACTCTAATTGCGGCTTCGGGCGCTGGTGCAATGCCACTGGGACCAGGAAGTGTGACGTTCGGCGCCGATTTGAAGCTGACCTACGACAGCAACCTGTTGCACTATTCGGATCGTGACTTCGACCGTTTCCTTGACGGCACCGAACCCTATCCTTCGACTTCTATCCGCA is a genomic window containing:
- the pgsC gene encoding poly-gamma-glutamate biosynthesis protein PgsC, which codes for MIEIAVGIGVAFSLLFHEVFGLAAGGIVVPGYIAMNFHHPWRLAGTLVVALAVWGCIRIVSNFVFVYGRRRMVLAVLLGFILGYISRQMFDAGGGDIRLEAIGYIIPGLIANWMERQGVYKTITTVLMGGAAVRILVILVTGGEVIGNV
- the pgsW gene encoding poly-gamma-glutamate system protein — translated: MYRPTIKSNFWLGALTVAFLLLYWWAESNFITVRSSNFEVKLTAARTMLKAMEALQSYRLPHLSRTAAREIADPLVFTLLGEKDSPITTDEGRIDDKITALNPNFAAAMVDMIASTGVERGDTVAVLLTGSIPGANIATYAACQALGIVPVAITSVGSSWWGANSADFTWLDMERILSEKGVFPFRSIAASLGGADDQGGLRLSDAGKEMILEAIQRNEMTLIREGSLASNVSARIALFERIMPLNRYQAVVNIGGGIAAIGHRENGKLIPSGVHRYLPARNYPSRGVIHSFSDQSVPVAHVYDVVAVAQSYHLPVSALPLPHIGTGDLFSSERYNLTIAAIAAVTMLALLAVVKYLDRLHYKWREDGVDPDTLV